One Triticum dicoccoides isolate Atlit2015 ecotype Zavitan chromosome 4B, WEW_v2.0, whole genome shotgun sequence genomic window carries:
- the LOC119294462 gene encoding protein HESO1-like isoform X2 — MATPAAASPPPPPPFSDASEATSYSDSDSDGSGDSEEEASSRVWDSQDLRAQAARNEEQLLAAMSVDPGRLPALNDLLLEVYAVLRPKPADYEQRNALVDVFSKMATRIFGNDNGFPVVQAFGSFTMDLFTPKSDLDLSVNFSADIEDQCPRKKKMKVVRKFAKVLYSLQRDGIYCGVLPVVSAKVPIVNVIDRGTGIECDITVENKDGMTRSMIIKLISSLDERFQILSYLVKTWANIHGVNSPTAQTMSSMSIISLVALHLQTRHPPILPAFSALLKDGSDFASVEKNISLFKGFGSTNKESVAELFVTLMSKLLSVESLWEHGLCASNFEASWISKTWKKGVGNLSVGVLHIDVLLIIEFCEGGGEDADAEDLHMPCSLRFEPDRFHEGPHRRVEAQDPPVWAP; from the exons ATGGCGACTCCTGCcgccgcttcgccgccgccgccgccaccattcTCCGACGCATCCGAGGCGACCTCCTACTCC GACTCCGACTCCGATGG GTCCGGCGACAGCGAGGAGGAGGCATCTTCGAGGGTGTGGGATTCACAAG ATTTACGCGCCCAAGCGGCGCGTAACGAGGAGCAGCTGCTGGCCGCGATGTCGGTCGATCCTGGCCGCCTTCCAGCTCTCAACGATCTACTCCTCGAGGTGTATGCCGTGCTGCGCCCCAAGCCCGCCGACTACGAGCAGCGGAACGCCTTGGTTGATGTCTTCAGCAAGATGGCAACCAGAATCTTTG GTAACGACAATGGGTTTCCAGTCGTGCAAGCATTTGGGTCATTCACAATGGATTTATTTACTCCTAAAAGTGACCTGGATCTCTCTGTTAACTTCAGTGCAGACATCGAGGATCAGTGTCCTCGCAAGAAAAAGATGAAAGTTGTCAGGAAATTCGCCAAAGTTCTGTACTCCCTTCAAA GGGACGGAATTTACTGTGGAGTTTTACCTGTTGTAAGTGCTAAGGTGCCTATTGTGAATGTTATCGATCGGGGAACTGGCATCGAGTGTGATATTACGGTTGAAaacaaagatggcatgacaagatcGATGATCATCAAATTGATTTCTTCACTTGATGAAAGGTTTCAGATACTAAGTTACCTG GTTAAGACCTGGGCTAATATACATGGTGTGAATAGCCCGACAGCGCAGACAATGAGCTCGATGTCAATCATTTCCTTGGTTGCTTTGCATCTGCAG ACCCGCCATCCTCCAATATTACCCGCGTTCTCTGCCTTGTTAAAAG ATGGTTCAGATTTCGCAAGTGTTGAGAAGAACATCTCGCTCTTTAAGGGGTTTGGGAGCACAAATAAAGAATCGGTAGCTGAACTTTTTGTAACACTGATGAGTAAG CTACTATCAGTGGAGAGTTTATGGGAGCACGGGCTCTGCGCTAGCAATTTTGAAGCATCGTGGATCTCCAAGACCTGGAAGAAAGGAGTTGGTAATCTAAGTGTAGGTGTTCTGCACATTGACGTACTACTAATAATAG AATTTTGCGAGGGCGGTGGGGAAGACGC
- the LOC119294461 gene encoding uncharacterized protein LOC119294461 isoform X1: protein MADAPPPVTAPRRRPRGEPSEPRSESDWEEGSSSREGSPGADSADGDAVRRAARRWSDDRPARISATPADAGWWLGEIERDRVRLVRDWVQVQMEADGGDPPHPPPSPAAGPRIRGRQARLELVMRLAADRHAELQRLSLRRAVSGFPHRNRIHALLRGRFLRNGGLPEEERRQPSVAARELGQLRQRHPVSGLRLENLVRGQAASRSDSSSAQTVELSTIDHSESSRTASSEDTQDTRQQANDSVGLQRIGDTATGSDYGSNAPSIAEGLSEPHSQEEGWQEDLEVVDRRRDWDQFSHAITTTGEGSGRNWIEIADSSSSSSDERTTEAGDHQGASYLLETSDESTISDNNLPEAHEEQLDSNHLPEALEGNNRLQEARGEWNREGNDTAEVREEWHSDGHFPEVNEVWHDDDESNGSAHNWHDDHSEQPADQESTLIRRVNTFTPGDDDNVYSTELRELLSRRSVSNLLDSAFRENLDRLIRSYVERQGRGPLSLNLQGTPAVAAATPDQQEQDQEEQRHGDDDEEQQLLRDAANVRPRLVIPPPPMPPRQPLWHSELHHNNWMRQNINRSDIEWEAINDLRADMARLQQGMGHMQRMLEACMDMQLELQRSVRQEVSAALNRFIGEQGEPKETIDDGSKWMNVRKGTCCVCCDTPIDSLLYRCGHMCTCSKCANELVRSGGKCPLCRAPIIEVIRAYFIM from the exons ATGGCCGACGCCCCGCCGCCCGTGACCGCGCCGCGCCGACGCCCCCGCGGAGAGCCGTCGGAGCCCCGGAGCGAGAGCGACTGGGAGGAGGGATCCAGCAGCAGGGAGGGCTCCCCGGGCGCCGACAGCGCCGACGGAGACGCCGTGCGCCGCGCCGCGCGCCGCTGGAGCGACGACCGGCCCGCGCGGATCTCGGCCACGCCCgccgacgccggctggtggctcgGCGAGATCGAGCGCGACCGGGTGCGCCTCGTCCGGGACTGGGTCCAGGTCCAGATGGAGGCCGACGGCGGCGACCCGCCGCATCCGCCCCCGTCCCCCGCCGCCGGCCCCCGGATCCGCGGCCGCCAGGCGAGGCTCGAGCTCGTCATGCGCCTCGCCGCCGACCGCCACGCCGAGCTCCAGCGCCTGTCCCTCCGCCGCGCCGTCTCCGGCTTCCCCCACCGCAACCGAATCCAC GCGCTGCTCCGGGGAAGGTTTCTGCGGAACGGCGGCTTgccggaggaggagaggaggcagccgtCGGTGGCCGCCAGGGAGCTCGGCCAGCTCCGGCAGCGCCACCCCGTCTCCGGCCTCAG ATTGGAGAATCTCGTACGAGGTCAAGCAGCTAGCCGGTCGGATTCATCTTCAGCACAAACTGTTGAGCTCTCCACCATTGACCATTCTGAATCAAGCCGTACTGCTTCTTCTGAAGATACCCAGGACACACGTCAACAGGCAAACGATAGTGTTGGTCTTCAGCGAATTGGAGATACAGCAACAGGGTCAGATTATGGAAGCAATGCTCCTAGTATTGCCGAAGGATTGTCCGAACCTCATAGTCAGGAGGAGGGTTGGCAGgaagatttggaggtggtggatagAAGAAGAGACTGGGATCAGTTTTCCCATGCTATTACTACTACTGGAGAGGGATCTGGCAGAAACTGGATTGAAATTGCGGACAGCAGTTCATCATCGTCTGATGAGAGGACAACAGAGGCCGGAGATCATCAAGGGGCCTCGTATCTTCTGGAAACAAGTGATGAGTCTACAATTAGTGATAATAATCTTCCTGAAGCACATGAAGAGCAGCTTGACAGTAACCATCTCCCCGAAGCGCTTGAAGGCAATAATCGTCTCCAAGAAGCGCGTGGAGAGTGGAACAGGGAGGGTAATGATACTGCAGAAGTGCGTGAAGAGTGGCACAGTGACGGTCATTTTCCAGAAGTAAATGAAGTGTGGCATGACGACGATGAATCCAATGGGAGTGCGCATAACTGGCATGACGATCATTCAGAGCAACCCGCTGACCAGGAGTCTACGCTTATCAGAAGAGTTAATACATTTACCCCTGGTGATGACGATAATGTGTACAGCACAGAACTAAGGGAGCTTCTAAgcag AAGGAGCGTTTCTAATCTTCTTGATAGCGCTTTCCGTGAAAACCTAGACCGGCTTATCCGGTCATACGTTGAACGGCAAGGCCGTGGTCCTCTCTCTTTGAATCTGCAAGGAACACCTGCGGTAGCAGCAGCAACCCCTGACCAGCAGGAGCAAGATCAAGAAGAGCAGCGGCATGGAGATGACGACGAGGAACAGCAACTTCTTCGTGATGCTGCAAATGTTAGGCCCCGCTTAGTGATTCCACCTCCACCTATGCCTCCTCGTCAACCACTTTGGCATTCGGAGTTGCATCATAACAACTGGATGAGACAGAACATAAACCGTTCCGATATC GAATGGGAGGCTATTAATGATTTGAGGGCTGATATGGCTAGACTTCAGCAAGGTATGGGTCATATGCAAAGGATGTTGGAAGCTTGCATGGATATGCAGCTTGAGTTACAACGTTCTGTGAGGCAGGAAGTTTCCGCGGCCTTGAATCGCTTCATCGGGGAGCAAG GGGAACCCAAGGAGACCATTGACGATGGATCGAAATGGATGAATGTGAGGAAAGGCACTTGCTGTGTATGCTGTGATACTCCGATCGACTCTCTTCTGTACAG atgtgggcacatgtgcacgTGCTCGAAATGCGCGAACGAGTTGGTTCGAAGCGGAGGGAAGTGTCCGCTGTGCCGCGCACCCATTATTGAGGTGATCCGAGCTTACTTCATCATGTAA
- the LOC119294461 gene encoding uncharacterized protein LOC119294461 isoform X2, whose product MADAPPPVTAPRRRPRGEPSEPRSESDWEEGSSSREGSPGADSADGDAVRRAARRWSDDRPARISATPADAGWWLGEIERDRVRLVRDWVQVQMEADGGDPPHPPPSPAAGPRIRGRQARLELVMRLAADRHAELQRLSLRRAVSGFPHRNRIHALLRGRFLRNGGLPEEERRQPSVAARELGQLRQRHPVSGLRLENLVRGQAASRSDSSSAQTVELSTIDHSESSRTASSEDTQDTRQQANDSVGLQRIGDTATGSDYGSNAPSIAEGLSEPHSQEEGWQEDLEVVDRRRDWDQFSHAITTTGEGSGRNWIEIADSSSSSSDERTTEAGDHQGASYLLETSDESTISDNNLPEAHEEQLDSNHLPEALEGNNRLQEARGEWNREGNDTAEVREEWHSDGHFPEVNEVWHDDDESNGSAHNWHDDHSEQPADQESTLIRRVNTFTPGDDDNVYSTELRELLSRRSVSNLLDSAFRENLDRLIRSYVERQGRGPLSLNLQGTPAVAAATPDQQEQDQEEQRHGDDDEEQQLLRDAANEWEAINDLRADMARLQQGMGHMQRMLEACMDMQLELQRSVRQEVSAALNRFIGEQGEPKETIDDGSKWMNVRKGTCCVCCDTPIDSLLYRCGHMCTCSKCANELVRSGGKCPLCRAPIIEVIRAYFIM is encoded by the exons ATGGCCGACGCCCCGCCGCCCGTGACCGCGCCGCGCCGACGCCCCCGCGGAGAGCCGTCGGAGCCCCGGAGCGAGAGCGACTGGGAGGAGGGATCCAGCAGCAGGGAGGGCTCCCCGGGCGCCGACAGCGCCGACGGAGACGCCGTGCGCCGCGCCGCGCGCCGCTGGAGCGACGACCGGCCCGCGCGGATCTCGGCCACGCCCgccgacgccggctggtggctcgGCGAGATCGAGCGCGACCGGGTGCGCCTCGTCCGGGACTGGGTCCAGGTCCAGATGGAGGCCGACGGCGGCGACCCGCCGCATCCGCCCCCGTCCCCCGCCGCCGGCCCCCGGATCCGCGGCCGCCAGGCGAGGCTCGAGCTCGTCATGCGCCTCGCCGCCGACCGCCACGCCGAGCTCCAGCGCCTGTCCCTCCGCCGCGCCGTCTCCGGCTTCCCCCACCGCAACCGAATCCAC GCGCTGCTCCGGGGAAGGTTTCTGCGGAACGGCGGCTTgccggaggaggagaggaggcagccgtCGGTGGCCGCCAGGGAGCTCGGCCAGCTCCGGCAGCGCCACCCCGTCTCCGGCCTCAG ATTGGAGAATCTCGTACGAGGTCAAGCAGCTAGCCGGTCGGATTCATCTTCAGCACAAACTGTTGAGCTCTCCACCATTGACCATTCTGAATCAAGCCGTACTGCTTCTTCTGAAGATACCCAGGACACACGTCAACAGGCAAACGATAGTGTTGGTCTTCAGCGAATTGGAGATACAGCAACAGGGTCAGATTATGGAAGCAATGCTCCTAGTATTGCCGAAGGATTGTCCGAACCTCATAGTCAGGAGGAGGGTTGGCAGgaagatttggaggtggtggatagAAGAAGAGACTGGGATCAGTTTTCCCATGCTATTACTACTACTGGAGAGGGATCTGGCAGAAACTGGATTGAAATTGCGGACAGCAGTTCATCATCGTCTGATGAGAGGACAACAGAGGCCGGAGATCATCAAGGGGCCTCGTATCTTCTGGAAACAAGTGATGAGTCTACAATTAGTGATAATAATCTTCCTGAAGCACATGAAGAGCAGCTTGACAGTAACCATCTCCCCGAAGCGCTTGAAGGCAATAATCGTCTCCAAGAAGCGCGTGGAGAGTGGAACAGGGAGGGTAATGATACTGCAGAAGTGCGTGAAGAGTGGCACAGTGACGGTCATTTTCCAGAAGTAAATGAAGTGTGGCATGACGACGATGAATCCAATGGGAGTGCGCATAACTGGCATGACGATCATTCAGAGCAACCCGCTGACCAGGAGTCTACGCTTATCAGAAGAGTTAATACATTTACCCCTGGTGATGACGATAATGTGTACAGCACAGAACTAAGGGAGCTTCTAAgcag AAGGAGCGTTTCTAATCTTCTTGATAGCGCTTTCCGTGAAAACCTAGACCGGCTTATCCGGTCATACGTTGAACGGCAAGGCCGTGGTCCTCTCTCTTTGAATCTGCAAGGAACACCTGCGGTAGCAGCAGCAACCCCTGACCAGCAGGAGCAAGATCAAGAAGAGCAGCGGCATGGAGATGACGACGAGGAACAGCAACTTCTTCGTGATGCTGCAAAT GAATGGGAGGCTATTAATGATTTGAGGGCTGATATGGCTAGACTTCAGCAAGGTATGGGTCATATGCAAAGGATGTTGGAAGCTTGCATGGATATGCAGCTTGAGTTACAACGTTCTGTGAGGCAGGAAGTTTCCGCGGCCTTGAATCGCTTCATCGGGGAGCAAG GGGAACCCAAGGAGACCATTGACGATGGATCGAAATGGATGAATGTGAGGAAAGGCACTTGCTGTGTATGCTGTGATACTCCGATCGACTCTCTTCTGTACAG atgtgggcacatgtgcacgTGCTCGAAATGCGCGAACGAGTTGGTTCGAAGCGGAGGGAAGTGTCCGCTGTGCCGCGCACCCATTATTGAGGTGATCCGAGCTTACTTCATCATGTAA
- the LOC119294462 gene encoding protein HESO1-like isoform X3, with amino-acid sequence MATPAAASPPPPPPFSDASEATSYSDSDSDGSGDSEEEASSRVWDSQDLRAQAARNEEQLLAAMSVDPGRLPALNDLLLEVYAVLRPKPADYEQRNALVDVFSKMATRIFGNDNGFPVVQAFGSFTMDLFTPKSDLDLSVNFSADIEDQCPRKKKMKVVRKFAKVLYSLQRDGIYCGVLPVVSAKVPIVNVIDRGTGIECDITVENKDGMTRSMIIKLISSLDERFQILSYLVKTWANIHGVNSPTAQTMSSMSIISLVALHLQTRHPPILPAFSALLKDGSDFASVEKNISLFKGFGSTNKESVAELFVTLMSKLLSVESLWEHGLCASNFEASWISKTWKKGVGNLSVGVLHIDVLLIIG; translated from the exons ATGGCGACTCCTGCcgccgcttcgccgccgccgccgccaccattcTCCGACGCATCCGAGGCGACCTCCTACTCC GACTCCGACTCCGATGG GTCCGGCGACAGCGAGGAGGAGGCATCTTCGAGGGTGTGGGATTCACAAG ATTTACGCGCCCAAGCGGCGCGTAACGAGGAGCAGCTGCTGGCCGCGATGTCGGTCGATCCTGGCCGCCTTCCAGCTCTCAACGATCTACTCCTCGAGGTGTATGCCGTGCTGCGCCCCAAGCCCGCCGACTACGAGCAGCGGAACGCCTTGGTTGATGTCTTCAGCAAGATGGCAACCAGAATCTTTG GTAACGACAATGGGTTTCCAGTCGTGCAAGCATTTGGGTCATTCACAATGGATTTATTTACTCCTAAAAGTGACCTGGATCTCTCTGTTAACTTCAGTGCAGACATCGAGGATCAGTGTCCTCGCAAGAAAAAGATGAAAGTTGTCAGGAAATTCGCCAAAGTTCTGTACTCCCTTCAAA GGGACGGAATTTACTGTGGAGTTTTACCTGTTGTAAGTGCTAAGGTGCCTATTGTGAATGTTATCGATCGGGGAACTGGCATCGAGTGTGATATTACGGTTGAAaacaaagatggcatgacaagatcGATGATCATCAAATTGATTTCTTCACTTGATGAAAGGTTTCAGATACTAAGTTACCTG GTTAAGACCTGGGCTAATATACATGGTGTGAATAGCCCGACAGCGCAGACAATGAGCTCGATGTCAATCATTTCCTTGGTTGCTTTGCATCTGCAG ACCCGCCATCCTCCAATATTACCCGCGTTCTCTGCCTTGTTAAAAG ATGGTTCAGATTTCGCAAGTGTTGAGAAGAACATCTCGCTCTTTAAGGGGTTTGGGAGCACAAATAAAGAATCGGTAGCTGAACTTTTTGTAACACTGATGAGTAAG CTACTATCAGTGGAGAGTTTATGGGAGCACGGGCTCTGCGCTAGCAATTTTGAAGCATCGTGGATCTCCAAGACCTGGAAGAAAGGAGTTGGTAATCTAAGTGTAGGTGTTCTGCACATTGACGTACTACTAATAATAG GTTGA